From a single Bacillus sp. NEB1478 genomic region:
- the pepF gene encoding oligoendopeptidase F, with amino-acid sequence MSQTKTKSLPKRNEVPVADTWDLEAIYSTDEVWEKEFTETKDLLPELKSFQGKLGESAETLYSYFQKQDEVTKKLGKLYTYAHMRYDQDTTNSLYQGLNDRASNLATQVSSTVSFAVPEILSLSEETLVEYLKSYEPLKLYKHALDEINRQRPHVLSKEEEALLADVREVANTSSNTFGMLNNADLKFPVIKDENGEEIEITHGRYIRFLESSDRSVREEAFKAVYGTYDSYKNTFASTLAGTVKRDNFFAKVRHFDSARQAALNNNNIPEAVYDNLVKTVNDNLNLLHRYVRLRKKALGLEELHMYDLYTPLVKDAKMEVTFKEAQQLVLDSLDPMGDEYKTIVKEGYEKRWIDVHENAGKRSGAYSSGAYGTMPYILMNWQDNVNNLFTLTHEIGHSVHSHYTRENQPYPYADYSIFVAEVASTCNEALLNHYMLQKTSDKKEKLYLLNHHLEGFRGTVFRQTMFAEFEQEIHVRAANGEPLTPELLTKIYYDLNVKYFGEDLVIDEEIGLEWARIPHFYYNFYVYQYATGFSAAASLSKQILEEGKPAVDRYMDFLKAGSSDYPIEVLKKAGVDMTTPEPIENALKVFESILDEMEELLFAE; translated from the coding sequence ATGTCTCAAACTAAAACGAAATCATTACCGAAACGTAATGAAGTTCCTGTAGCGGATACATGGGATTTAGAAGCGATTTATTCTACGGATGAAGTGTGGGAAAAAGAGTTCACAGAAACGAAAGATCTGCTTCCAGAATTAAAATCATTTCAGGGAAAATTAGGAGAGTCCGCTGAAACGCTTTATTCCTATTTTCAAAAACAGGATGAAGTTACGAAAAAGCTTGGTAAGCTATATACATATGCTCATATGAGATATGACCAGGACACTACGAATTCCCTATACCAAGGTTTAAACGACCGTGCTTCCAATCTGGCTACACAAGTCAGCAGCACTGTTTCTTTTGCTGTACCTGAAATTTTATCACTTTCAGAAGAAACTCTTGTTGAATATTTAAAAAGCTATGAACCTCTAAAACTTTACAAGCATGCTTTGGATGAAATTAACCGTCAGCGCCCTCATGTTCTATCTAAAGAAGAGGAAGCTCTGCTGGCTGATGTAAGAGAAGTAGCGAATACTTCAAGCAACACTTTTGGTATGCTCAACAATGCCGATTTAAAATTCCCTGTAATTAAAGACGAGAATGGTGAAGAGATAGAAATCACACATGGCCGTTATATTCGTTTCTTGGAAAGCTCTGACCGCAGTGTTAGAGAAGAGGCTTTCAAAGCGGTTTATGGAACTTATGACTCTTACAAAAATACTTTTGCAAGTACACTTGCTGGAACTGTAAAGCGTGATAACTTCTTTGCGAAGGTGCGCCATTTTGATTCAGCACGTCAAGCTGCTCTAAACAATAACAATATTCCTGAAGCTGTATATGACAACTTAGTAAAAACGGTAAATGATAACCTGAACTTATTGCACCGATATGTTCGTCTGCGTAAAAAAGCGCTTGGTCTTGAAGAGCTTCACATGTATGATCTTTACACTCCGCTTGTTAAAGATGCTAAGATGGAAGTAACCTTTAAAGAAGCGCAACAGCTTGTTTTGGATAGCTTAGATCCAATGGGTGATGAGTACAAAACAATCGTAAAAGAAGGTTACGAAAAGCGCTGGATCGATGTTCATGAAAATGCCGGCAAGCGCAGTGGTGCTTATTCTTCTGGCGCTTATGGGACAATGCCATATATTTTAATGAACTGGCAAGATAATGTTAACAATCTTTTCACTTTGACACACGAAATCGGTCACTCAGTTCACAGTCATTATACGCGTGAAAATCAGCCATATCCGTATGCTGACTATTCCATTTTCGTAGCAGAAGTGGCTTCAACATGTAATGAAGCGCTGCTTAATCACTACATGCTTCAGAAAACATCTGATAAGAAGGAAAAACTGTACTTGCTAAATCATCATTTAGAAGGATTTAGAGGTACTGTATTCCGCCAGACTATGTTTGCAGAATTCGAACAGGAAATCCATGTTCGTGCTGCAAATGGAGAACCTCTTACTCCTGAACTATTAACGAAAATTTATTATGATCTAAACGTTAAATATTTTGGTGAAGATCTCGTAATCGATGAAGAAATTGGTTTAGAATGGGCTAGAATTCCTCACTTCTATTACAACTTCTATGTTTATCAATATGCAACAGGATTCAGTGCTGCGGCTTCATTATCTAAACAAATTCTTGAAGAAGGAAAGCCAGCTGTTGACCGATACATGGATTTCTTAAAAGCGGGAAGCTCTGACTACCCGATCGAAGTATTGAAAAAAGCCGGCGTTGATATGACAACACCAGAACCAATTGAAAATGCGCTAAAAGTATTTGAATCTATTTTAGATGAAATGGAAGAATTACTTTTTGCCGAGTGA
- a CDS encoding GNAT family N-acetyltransferase: protein MIQIREAVQQDLPEILEIYNYAIMNLAATFDLKEQSLEERQIWFDKFNEKYPLIVAVEENKVIGYSCLSPFRDKPAYAKTTELSIYIHWGQQGKGIGNLLMKEILQRADTLGYHTVIGGITGGNEASVHLHKKYGFEFVGCFKEVGFKFEVWQDVHFYQLLLRN from the coding sequence ATGATACAGATTAGAGAAGCTGTTCAGCAGGACTTGCCAGAGATTTTGGAGATCTACAATTATGCGATAATGAATTTAGCAGCCACTTTTGATTTAAAAGAACAATCACTAGAAGAACGACAGATCTGGTTTGACAAATTTAATGAAAAGTATCCGCTTATTGTAGCCGTTGAAGAAAATAAAGTGATTGGCTATAGCTGCTTAAGCCCTTTCCGAGATAAACCTGCTTATGCAAAGACTACAGAACTATCTATCTATATTCATTGGGGACAGCAGGGAAAGGGGATCGGAAATTTACTGATGAAAGAAATTCTGCAAAGAGCAGACACTCTTGGCTATCATACAGTAATTGGCGGAATTACAGGCGGAAACGAAGCCAGTGTACATCTTCATAAAAAATATGGATTTGAATTTGTAGGCTGTTTTAAAGAGGTAGGTTTCAAATTTGAAGTGTGGCAAGACGTCCACTTTTATCAATTACTGCTGAGGAATTAA
- a CDS encoding ClpXP adapter SpxH family protein translates to MYDDHENFNRQVNQKPLEIYSVIDPLCPECWSLEPVLKKLQVQYGRYFTLRHFVSGSLESLNTYVPKNRKGLKTAEQIAEKWKKTASLTGMSCDGDVWLENPVSSPIKATLAIKAAELQGKQQGMKFLRKLQENLFLNKRDIGNEEVLCDIARSVGLDEEEFLKDLSSAAAIKALHCDLKFSKEMDVTQIPTLIVFNDKTDDDGIKISGRYSYDVYVEILREMLGFPIEPAPLPDLEEFLSIYTFVATKEVSVVYQISNEEAEKQLKRLVLKQKVERIPVKYGTFWRYVQNR, encoded by the coding sequence TTGTACGACGACCATGAGAATTTTAACCGTCAAGTTAATCAAAAGCCATTGGAAATCTATTCTGTCATCGATCCGCTTTGTCCAGAATGTTGGTCATTGGAGCCTGTTTTAAAGAAGCTGCAAGTTCAGTATGGTCGCTACTTTACACTTCGCCACTTTGTAAGTGGAAGTTTGGAATCATTAAATACGTATGTACCTAAAAATAGAAAAGGCTTAAAAACAGCCGAGCAAATTGCTGAAAAATGGAAGAAAACTGCTTCTCTTACAGGGATGAGTTGTGATGGGGATGTATGGTTAGAAAACCCTGTCTCATCACCTATTAAAGCTACTTTGGCAATAAAAGCTGCTGAACTGCAAGGGAAACAGCAAGGAATGAAGTTTCTTAGAAAGCTGCAGGAAAATTTATTCTTAAACAAAAGAGATATCGGAAATGAAGAAGTACTTTGTGATATTGCACGATCGGTTGGTCTGGATGAAGAAGAATTTTTAAAAGATTTATCATCCGCTGCTGCAATAAAAGCCCTGCACTGTGATTTGAAATTTTCGAAAGAGATGGATGTCACTCAAATCCCGACTCTTATTGTATTTAATGACAAGACAGACGATGATGGCATTAAAATATCAGGTCGCTACTCCTATGATGTTTATGTAGAAATACTACGGGAGATGTTAGGTTTTCCTATCGAACCTGCACCGCTGCCAGATCTTGAAGAATTTCTTTCAATCTATACATTTGTAGCGACAAAGGAAGTTTCTGTCGTTTATCAAATCAGTAATGAAGAAGCTGAGAAACAGTTAAAACGACTTGTTTTAAAGCAAAAAGTCGAACGTATTCCCGTGAAATACGGAACTTTCTGGAGATATGTTCAGAACCGCTAA
- a CDS encoding competence protein CoiA family protein codes for MGNILKNQLIAVNYIEFTKMNMHVYPFIISEKKEGMSLLVALFQNQSVNMLGDITKEGWKEILKIDVLLCPVCKNKVIPKCGTKKVWHFAHSQDSNCLPYHEAETEYHLLGKKKLYHWFQSFKEEPILEKYIRGIEQRPDIYLPLQNHAVEFQCVSMKKEIFCRRINGYKSLNMESDWIFAKKRLKKIHNELYSIQSGDLTAAKKDLNGNLYLYYFCPLQQKFLLVHNIIPLTSNKILGKVQSFSLKDLRGLNDVKKGSVDSKCLITQWMNQKKSWRKTAFKNISPASMYLKKVLYYHHKSLTLFSPLAGVPTRDFYHFDTAAFIWQSYLLYYIEKLPNTFLFSQIESEFSRLIFKRIFSTRSFPYLNENFKTALHGYLTFLEEEKVIVQIHENFYKKLDAISYPATLDEAFQLDKIFSLRGGFFDFV; via the coding sequence ATGGGTAATATTCTTAAAAATCAATTGATTGCAGTTAATTATATCGAATTTACAAAGATGAACATGCATGTATATCCCTTCATAATAAGTGAAAAGAAAGAAGGGATGTCATTGTTAGTAGCGTTGTTTCAAAATCAGTCTGTTAATATGCTCGGAGATATTACAAAAGAAGGATGGAAGGAAATATTAAAGATAGATGTGCTGCTTTGTCCAGTATGCAAAAATAAAGTCATACCAAAGTGCGGAACAAAAAAGGTATGGCATTTTGCCCATTCTCAAGATTCAAATTGTCTTCCTTATCATGAAGCAGAGACAGAATATCATTTGCTCGGAAAGAAAAAATTGTATCATTGGTTTCAGAGTTTTAAAGAAGAGCCAATATTAGAGAAATACATACGAGGTATCGAACAGCGACCGGACATCTATCTCCCATTACAAAACCATGCCGTAGAATTCCAGTGCGTTTCTATGAAAAAAGAAATATTTTGCAGGAGAATAAATGGATATAAGTCTCTGAATATGGAATCAGACTGGATTTTTGCAAAGAAGCGTCTGAAAAAGATACATAATGAGCTTTATTCGATTCAAAGTGGTGACTTAACTGCTGCAAAGAAAGATCTGAATGGGAATCTATATCTTTATTATTTTTGCCCCTTACAGCAGAAATTTTTATTAGTGCATAATATTATACCGTTAACATCAAACAAAATTCTGGGAAAAGTTCAGAGCTTTTCTCTAAAAGATTTAAGGGGGTTAAATGATGTAAAAAAGGGTTCAGTTGATTCGAAGTGTTTAATTACACAATGGATGAACCAAAAAAAGAGTTGGAGAAAAACAGCTTTTAAAAACATCAGCCCTGCAAGTATGTATTTGAAAAAAGTCCTCTATTATCATCATAAATCCCTTACGCTGTTTTCTCCTTTAGCAGGTGTGCCAACTCGTGATTTTTATCACTTCGATACTGCCGCTTTCATTTGGCAATCCTATCTTCTTTATTACATTGAAAAGCTCCCTAATACATTTCTGTTTTCTCAAATCGAATCAGAATTTTCAAGATTGATTTTTAAAAGAATATTTTCTACAAGAAGCTTTCCATATTTGAATGAGAACTTTAAGACAGCTCTCCATGGTTATTTAACTTTTTTAGAAGAAGAAAAAGTGATCGTCCAAATTCATGAAAATTTCTATAAAAAACTAGATGCAATTTCATATCCAGCAACTTTGGACGAAGCGTTCCAACTAGACAAAATTTTCAGTTTAAGAGGCGGATTTTTTGACTTTGTATAA
- the mecA gene encoding adaptor protein MecA: protein MEIERVNEFTIKFFITYRDIEDRGFDREEIWSDRERGEELFWEMMDEAHQQEQFPLEGPLWIQVQALDKGLEIIVTRAQMSKDGKKIELPIGDDKLDLPVDQHIEKLLDQQFQVEEEEYDELEESDEDYLSFLFTFNDFEDVILLSHTIDSSSFENSLYHFEGRYFLYVTFNAEATDKEQDDLLAQLLEYGNDSDLSVYRIQEYGKNIVSENALDHVQEYFKL from the coding sequence ATGGAAATTGAAAGAGTGAATGAGTTCACCATAAAATTTTTTATTACGTATCGTGACATAGAAGATCGAGGATTTGACCGCGAAGAAATATGGTCTGATCGAGAAAGAGGAGAAGAACTTTTTTGGGAAATGATGGATGAGGCCCATCAGCAAGAACAATTTCCACTAGAAGGTCCTCTTTGGATTCAAGTCCAAGCTTTAGATAAAGGACTCGAAATTATCGTAACGCGTGCCCAAATGTCTAAAGACGGCAAAAAAATTGAACTCCCTATCGGTGATGATAAGCTGGATCTTCCCGTTGATCAGCATATTGAGAAGCTGCTCGACCAGCAATTTCAAGTTGAAGAAGAAGAATACGATGAATTAGAAGAATCGGATGAGGATTATTTATCGTTCTTGTTTACGTTTAATGACTTTGAAGATGTTATTTTATTAAGTCACACGATCGATTCTTCGTCATTTGAAAACTCGTTGTATCATTTCGAAGGAAGATATTTTCTATATGTGACATTTAATGCAGAAGCTACTGACAAAGAACAAGATGATTTACTGGCACAGCTTCTCGAATACGGAAACGACTCTGACCTATCTGTTTATCGGATTCAGGAGTATGGAAAAAATATTGTATCCGAAAATGCATTAGATCACGTTCAAGAATATTTTAAATTATAA